The Clostridia bacterium genome window below encodes:
- a CDS encoding chemotaxis protein CheW: MAKDLHIVGFRVGREVFGVPIALVHEIVRVPEITSVPDSPDYIEGVINLRGKIISIIDLRKRFGEREIVAGKKNRIIVSEIEGKMVGLIVDAASEVLKIPPADVEPPPNVFEEGELNYVTGVGKLRGRLIILIDLTKILQRGELRRIGEMAAAQTAEA; encoded by the coding sequence ATGGCGAAAGACCTTCACATCGTCGGGTTCCGCGTTGGGCGCGAGGTTTTTGGCGTGCCTATCGCGCTCGTGCATGAAATCGTGCGCGTGCCCGAGATCACGTCCGTGCCAGACTCGCCGGACTACATCGAGGGCGTCATCAATCTTCGCGGCAAGATCATTTCCATCATCGACCTCCGCAAGCGCTTCGGAGAGCGCGAGATCGTTGCCGGCAAGAAGAACCGCATCATCGTCTCTGAGATAGAAGGAAAGATGGTCGGCCTCATCGTTGACGCCGCCAGCGAGGTTCTCAAGATCCCGCCAGCCGACGTCGAACCGCCACCCAACGTCTTCGAGGAAGGCGAACTGAACTACGTGACCGGAGTTGGCAAGCTGCGTGGCCGCCTCATCATCCTGATCGATCTCACGAAAATCCTTCAACGTGGAGAGTTGCGCCGTATCGGAGAAATGGCTGCGGCCCAGACTGCCGAGGCTTAA